The segment CATGCAGTCGACGCAATTCTCagcaatttaaaatcttttctattatTGCCAATGAATCAGAAAAATGGATCCGCGTGCTTGAAATTATGAACGCAGCGCTTCCGtggcaaaaaattgaaaatgaaaccaAGTTTCTAGAAACTCCTCCATCTTCTTATTTGGTTTTAAGTGAAGCAGATGTTTTTATGTTTTGAGACCGTTATGCTCCTCTAAGGTTGGCGCCTGGAGCATTTCCTTGTTCCTTGTCAATACGCCACTGCATTATCAATATCATTATGCGACCCTGCAAATCATATAATTAGAATGTCGATATAGGCGACTATGACCCTTTCCATGAATGAAGAGTTGGAGGCTTGTTAGagtcttaaaaaaatcattttgcagtATCAATCTGACACATCATAAGAGAAATCAACGCAAAACAAAGCCGATATAACAATCAATTATAAAGACAGGGTTCTGTGATAATTTAACGAcagcattttacaataaaatgaactaaaaataccACAATCCTATATTTGAAAGTGTTTAACTGAGTGCAACAATACCATGTGTCTTTCCACTTGTTGCAAAGTTGAATTCATTGCTGGCTGTGTTAAATCTTGTTCATTCTTACCAGTAATTACAATccagttattttaaatgaagtaaaatgcaCAGTGCTGTATTGTGTCGTTAATACATCATCTCTTCTTACAGGAATGGACGGTGAAGCATTACATCAAGAAAGGAGCCGATCCGAAGAAACTGGTTGTCGGCATCCCCACTTACGGTCGCTCCTTCACCATCTCTGATCCCGACGAGACAGAAATAGGATCTCCTGCAGACGGTCCAGGAGAGCAGGGAGAAGCGACGAGGGAAAAAGGTTATTTAGCATATTATGAGGTAAGGTCAATAATTGGATATTTAGTGCATGCTATTTTAAGGAATCACACTCTAATTTCAcatgaaaagtgtttttttttttttttagatagacgattccttgtttaaaatttgtattgtatattCCGTTCACAATTTATAATGTTCATAATATTTCTGATTCTCAGACTAACACCAAGCTTTCATTCttatattataatcaatatatttggaaatttaaggAAATTCAAAGAACTAGATTGCCAATCCACCCAGTCCGGGCTGATCCTATTTTCATTTCGTATAAAAGCTCATGGCTTCTAGATAAGTTTGTCATCATTGGTTGACTATCTACATCCCCCCAAttacaagagaaatttttgaaatatcatttcactCTACATTCTCTATGGGGGAAACCAGTGACACAGTTCGCCAATCACAACCGCTGGACCGATTTTGAAAGTGTCATATGAAAACTCATGGGCCCTAGATACGTAATTAAATGAAGGCTTTCACGTGAAATAAACATTGGCGAAATCAAGGAAGTGGTTGAAACTGAGGGCCTCGCTACATACTGCACAGTAAAGCAATACATCTGAGatttagctataaaaaattggatgttaaaaaaatgtctataattgATGATGCATCAAGATGCCATTAactttcagatgaaataaaaattggcaaactCAATGCAGTGGCTGCAGCTGCGCAGATGGTTCCTTGATATTGcctattatttcaaacaatttatattatgGATGCCGTCTGGTTGGCGAAAAtgaatagtatataaaatatgcgaaaacttcttttaaaatttttatcttttgccaatttttttcacAAGAAACGATTTTGATaagcgatttttcaaaatttatttaacaatgtgctttatgttttttaaaaataaactttggaaTTCACGGACTTTCTTTGCAGATCTGTCAGCTGATCCAAGATCAGGAATGGGAACTGGAAGCCCCGTATCCAGACCGCATGGGCCCTTATGCTTACAAGGATAATCAGTGGGTTGGCTTCGATGACGAAGAAATCATCATAGAAAAGGTATTAATCACGAAATTATGCAATGAATTATAGaagatatgtaatttaaaaaatactctatTCATAATTGCTTAATGTAAGCAGAGTAATTTATATTGGACTTtgactgagaaaaaaaatgaaatttactacaGTAGAGTCTTAGTTATTGGTTAATTTACATAGattctgtattaaataaaaattataagtctAAAAATAACTCAATGGTTTAAGATTCTTTAGGTATTTAGGTTTATTTGTAAAGCTACATTGTTTTACAGTGAGTCTTGTTTGCTCAAATTGATTAGACCGCTATGATAGACATTGTCTTTGCCAATCCTTCGTTAATTTTCGATCATGAAAGGCTAAGTGCTGATGATCTgtataaaataaactatagatAAAATAGTTAAGCATTGAAGAACAGCCTTGAAGAATAACCAAATAAAGGCAGTTATGTCAAAATGTTTATGATTAAATGTCTGTGTAAGAATAGGTTGAAGGTTCTTAAAATGCACTGCATAGCAAGAGGaagcgcacgcacacacacacacacacacacacacacacacacacacacacacacacacacacacacacacacacacacacacacacacacacacacacacacacacacacacacacacacacacacacatttaatatatataaaataacatttttttttgtcctcccataaataaattttgatttgaattttaaatgaaaaaaattattttaggtatattaaaagtataaatataattaaagcttGTAATTAGACAGAtatcatttttgttatatatatatatatatatatatatatatatatatatatatagcaactCAAGAAATATTCATCCAAAAGCATCAATGAAAAAATCCTAAACCaggggtgggcattaagtcgatccCGATAGACCGGTGGACCGCCAAGACATTCTGTGGTGACCGCCTTTATAAAGACCTAAGACACgtatactaaaagaaacatatttatggaacatcatattctctttatctcttgaggaaaacgaagttttctccttcaaaatgacataattttaaaagcacgttaTTCAGagcctaagaataacttttgaaacCTAATGGGCgtatcctaatttttaaaaagagttgcttatcatttaacattgtttttttGGTTCTACCTACCTGTGTGaatttgcattttcaacgatgaatatagcTAAGACAGTTCCCATCTCACAGACGACCCCTTAGAATCCAGAACAAGTTTAGCAGTTAGTAATTACATACCGAGATATTGGCGGACAATATGTAGTCGAAGTCTTCTATTAACTATAACCACGAGAactaactttaaatgaaaatgatttttttcaatgtattttgaattatttgatattaaatacatcattTGATATTAGTATATTTGTAGCAATTGTCATTATGTTTGTAGCTATGTAGGTAAGTACAtgttccatatttattattaagttataataaatattgtagacctacGCCACTGGGTGGACCAcaacaccttgaaaaaaattagaagtaccCAGTAACCTGAAAAAGTTTTCCCACTCCTGTCCTAAACTAtgcgttttaattaaattatctatattgTCAATGATGAAGTTAGCTACATGCTGATGACTCATATCATAGTAGCATATCACATTTAGTTTTCTAATCACATTACAGAGCATTCTATTATCGGATATAATACGTCAAATTGcaatttacaaaatgtaatacaattattttaaatgcaaaagtctAATTAATACTTTGAATGCTTATAACTCGGATTCCTAGTTTAATTGGCCCATATATAGGCGCTCACATTCTGAGTTATTATTCTGATGGTGCCAAATCGTTCTACCCCAAAATGCTGAAATTTGCTAAGCTGCTTTTTCAGCATTTCCTTTACCCGGAATTTCTATCTCCCCTTTATTCTGAATTACTTGAgactgtataatatatattttgtatatatactgttattgtaattattattattaaaaaggcaaagTAGTCTAGTTTCTtgcaatcagaaaaaaaaaaatgtctcttcaaTTATATACAaccaaaaaaattgctaatttgtaTCGAAATAAGGACATATACGAATCTTTCAGTAAAGATTATGAGTTAGATACACATTCATGCACATTTGTCATCTTTTATACGGAGCAGAAGAGGAATTTTGGAGAAACTTGTCTGGAACTTGTCAAACTGTCTCTAGACACTTTGTCTGGAAACAGTTTCAGTTTCTGCATGATGCATTTCATGCTGCATTCATGCTGTCGGATGCATTTCAAACTTGTTTTGCAAGATTTAATATCGAAATACGtccaaaattttcaaagtatacaTTAAAAACTGCGCTTAAAGTTACATCACAGATTACATATCATTGATGAAACAGTAATCAGAATTATAAATGAATCACGAGTAAAGAAATATAGATGagataatcaatataattttgcTATAGAAGATAACAATATCTtctcttttaaacaaatttctaaaattttactacaATATAATTTGGTATAGTTccttattttagatttaaaggaGGGGAAGAAAGCTCCAtagatattctaaataaaaacaacgttcttacaaaattattttttactgaggTTACCTTACAATTTGttctaattatattcaaaaatattctaagttCATGCATGGTATATGAATATCTTTATTCTAAAGgatatatttggaaatttataattaaaagatggCTACGTAATATCCTTCTTATacgatttaaaaatacataatttgatgAAACACAAAAGAcacaatttgattaaattttttaaaaacttaagggCAAATGTTGATTAAATGGTTGATTAAATTTGACAGCTAAGAAAAGACCGTCAAGAGgttttaaacaagaataaaacagaacaattttatttcttattaaaagttattaacatttaaaattattttcaaatatttattatctaaatgcCTTCAAAAATCTATTCCCATATTTAGTCTGTTAGTACgtcaaattctattttcgattttatattttcatttacttttttgtttcGTACTTAATTCCCAAAATTAAATATCTCCTGTACcataaaacagattttttgttatgatgaaatatattaacaCCAATCGTTAATGTTATAggtgaaatttattgttaaagaaGGACTGGGGGGCGGAATGGTTTGGACATTAGATAACGACGACTTTAGAGGCAAATGCTACGGCGAACAAAGCCCTCTTATAAATACTCTAAAGAATGCTTTGGAAGAAGGTCCAGCTCTTCTGACACAAACTACAACAACCACTGCTGCTCCAAAACGCACAACTGAACGACCCAGCAGAAGAACAAAGCCTACTTCCAAACCAACTAAATCTACTGCTGCACCAGTGTTCACAACCCCTGAACCTCCTCAAGCTTTCGAATGTGAAGATGAAGGATTTTTCAACAATCCAACAGATTGCAAGAAATATTTCTGGTGTTTGGACAGTGGACCTTCAAATTTAGGATTGGTAGCTCACTCATTTACCTGTCCTTCAGGCTTGTATTTCAACAAAAACAGAGACTCCTGTGATTATGCTGCAAATGTGGTTTGCAGGGTTAAGAAACCATCAACAACAACGACCACAACACACAAACCTCGACCTCGACCAAGAACCAGAAAAACTACAACCAAAGCAACGACTACAACAACTACTACGACAACGACTACAACAGAAGCACCCAAAGAAATTCCAAATAGTTTGGATGGTCTGAAAAACATTAATATGAATGGCGAAAGCTTAATGGAACTGCTTCAATTGTTGAAACAGTTAGGAGTCAATCAAATCGATGATAAACTCCAAGAACGAGAATCAGTAGAAGCTACTTCAACAGTAAATCCAACGCTTCCTCAATATGTATCGCCTAACAGAAGAAGAAAGCCACAAAGACCAGAAACTACCACCGCTAAAGCAGCCGATTTGTTCAACCAATATGCAAAACCGGACAGATCTGGCAAAAATGATGATGACGAAGAAGAAGAAAGCAAAAGCGCTGTAGTTGGATCTCGAGTAACTGTTAGACCTAGAGGTCCTCAGTATCATAACTCGGGTTCAGCAGCAGCAGAAGATGTTGACGATGTTGAAGAAGATGGTGACTTTAGTCCAACTTCGCCATCAGAAGAAAATTCAAAAGATGCATTTGAGTTCCCATTCGTTTATCACACACCAAGTAGACGAAGGCCAACAACAGAAGTGGAAGATGTTTTGGAAGATTACGATGATGAGCCCACCACTACTACTTCAACAGCAAAACCAACTCCAGCAAATCGCAGGGTTGTAATCAAAGTAAGACCGGTTCCTGGTGAGGCTAAAAGAAGGAATCAATCTGGAACCAGAACGAATGATGACAGAGAAAACCGCAGGAATAATTATGTTTTAGCACAAACGATTGGTGTCCGAAGAGTGGTAAGACCGAATGTTCTTGAAGAACAAACAACAAAGGAACCTATAACGGAAAAACCTTCAACAAGGCGAGCAAGACCGGTGACCAGGCCACCACCTGCAACCACAACCAAGGCTCAGAGGTACAGAGGTCCACCAGCACCCAAAGAATTGGTAAGTATCTATAAAATATCAcacttttaattcatattttatcaaaaacgtTGGAAtcacaaaatgcaaaatatttcaatccatcataatatattaaattaaaagttgaaaattgctACAGATACTCTAAAATGGGTTGTCTAtgtattttcattgctttttggcatatttatagaataattttgtaCGCTCAAGTTCAGAAGGAAGTTTTGTACATTTTGCTTCGTGTATTATCTTCTTAAATATGCATTGGGTTTTATTCtggagatttattttaaaaccctCAGAATTGTTTTGCACTAAGCTAtgctattttaaaacaattacaaacTCAGTTAAACTGTGGTATGTTAAAATGCCAAAAGTTTTCAATcacagaggggggggggaatccgaGAGAAACTTAAAGCTTAAACGCAATAAACCCCACATTATGAAGATTATATTTCGTACTTTATTTTGCAGAAAACTTGAGACTTTTGCTtccaaatcttatttttaaaataaactttaagtaTTCTCTAGatgtcagaattaaaaaaaaaagtatagaattataaatttttagtcaGAAAACCAATATATGTTTCTGCGTAATCAGAGTATAACATTGATTCAATTCGTAATAATGTCAAATAATCtataatcaattttgttttaaattttggtttcaccACTTTCATTGTATTGATTGTTCCACAATAGCTATAAagattctctttttaaaaaattctttgaggcCAATTTCTTTTCCTCTTTTAGGATACACATACATTCATTTTCGTTAACTTAAAAGTAATACAATGAAAAATTCCACTCATCTTTTTATATCTAAacatatgcataatttatttcaaaaagtacatcacttatttttaatatcaaatagaacaaaacaaggaaagaaaattaataaataaaaataaaattgagattcaactttttctttagtttattcagttttctcttaTTTCAATGTCGACAAGATGGAAACACCATTTTTAATAAGCTGGATATAATCTGGTTTCTAGACcttgaatgaataattaatagtcaacatttttgtattttgatccTCAGGCTTAGAATACATTTCCTGAAGATAAAAAAGACTAGTGTTCCATGTTATTCAAGCAAcagttgattaaattaatttggtaTTTTGTTCAAATgcgttaatatttaatatttaaatagaagaatatcgtgacaataaataaattaataagaatcaaTCTCCACTCATGTTTCTAAAGACTGCTTCTGTTAAAATAATTCCggtctaaaaaaattttaatgtggatGTGATTATatacaatttgaattatttaaaactctcaatataatataattgttttcataaagTAACAGGTTTTAGTTTGTTCTATAACCCTGAACCAAAATCTTTATTCACGCatctgtatatttttactttgtttgaTGTTGTTTGTCTGTTGAATCATTTCTCCTTGCGTATGAGCTGATACGAAAACATTAGTTTCATTCTTGTAGTACTtatctaaaattatctttaaatgccCGATAGATATTTTCCTCTCTATGCATTTTATGCCAAAAACTGAGATACCCCCGCCATACTTAGTTTCGGACGATAACTTTCAAAATGTTACCTAATTGCAATCTAAatgttaaaacataattttttaaaatgtagtttgTGATTCTAAATCGAGGAAAAAAATTCATCGTAACTGGCGGCGGTTTTCTTTCAGATTATACAACACTTGCATGTAagaatagctttaaaaattaccTTGTTTTAAaggattgcattaaaattttggcaaacactcattttaaaatttcttttcaaatattcatgCTCCTCTGTTTTCTTTTGTCTCATGTtaatcttttttctcttttcttttttttataaccaagtatgttgagaaaatttttaaaccagcgggagtggtctctttaaaactttctcgcaaattCTCTAAAaagcttgtcatgccagagaacgctttacatggcaaCGACGTACAATGGTTACgagatattaacttttggcttaaatttatcatttttactgaattgagCGTCTAaatcttggcgattaatccctggcatacgttaatagtgtctaaaaatggaatttatattttacatgtttttttttcaactgaatgaaacaaaaatttgacacaaaattgcacttataatcacaaaaagcaaatttgatatatttaagtaatcgcgtttacatttttctgaaaatacagaccgatagacagcaTTCCGGtcgttggatttggttcaaaatttatcaggtgtctacactatagatattaaatctgtgcaccgaattttacctatctagctctcttcgtttagtaattttaatttacatttgaacTGCCGAACAGACGGACtgtctctgaacagattttactcaaaatttgatagatatctgtaaatttgatgtaaaaaccgtatatcaaatttcaaccgtcaagctcaaagaaattttgagttatctttgtgacagacaatttttcaaaaatgtgtttttcgaactcaaacgAATCTAAaaggtggagattcgtcaaaatttcgagctgGTATTtgttgacgattactatactttttctatattacatatacgagaaagtaaaaaggaaaaccAAGCTCAAAAAGTTTGACCtttatattaatgcatatattttctttatctccAGATGGTGCTGCCAACCGGTAGACCAGCAGTACCAGCGACAACCCGAAAGTACACACCATACAGCGCTGAACCGAGAGAACCAGCTCTGGCCCTCTTACCAGACGGCAGCATCACATGTCTCCGAAGAGGCGTCTATCCCCACCCGAAGGATTGTGCCAAATTCCTGGTCTGTGTCCCAGCCGAGCAAAGCGAGGACGAATACGACGGTTTTATCCACGACTGCCCGAAGAACACGTTTTTCATCGACAGCAAGGGCAGGTGTGTGCCAGGTGACAGGAGTTCGTGTTCGGACACGAAATCAGAATGAAAACAACGCCAGATGATGTTTCTGTGACAAATGAACTGTTTTTAGTTGTTACAGATAGTGCCACAAGAAGTGCTACTAATTACCAACCATTTGATGCCATGAACTTGGACTTTTATAAAGCGTTGTGGCACTAGAGGAAGCATGTGTGTCGTTTTTTGTTCGGCACGTTTTCCACCTATACTTATCAATACTATCTGCATCAACTGCAGGAAtcaccaattttaaaaattagcaagtGAAATGAAATAGACTCAGATAGTTTGAGCGAATAGCGCTTTAAGGATTGAGGcaatagtataattatatttagtttcaaagTTTTGCAGAAGAGAACATACACTTTTTTGAAATGTActtataaatgtatgaaaatgcaattaaaaacagtacatttaatacatttttcttacaacatttattttagaaggtaattaaaagattttttttagtttagtagTGTTTAGATTAATACCAATTTtcattagtttcaaaaataaatattccaaaataaattaataaataaaattaagttattagtttcaaatttccaATATCCACAGTTTTATTTcccacattttttttactttcaaggGATAATCTTTTAATGGCTATTTACCAACTGGCAACACCTGTTGATGAACCAGTTTTCAAAATAACAAGTAATAAATAGTTGAAACTATATTATACAAACactttcaaagcaattttaaagaGGAAACAGGATTTTTTCCTCGTGCATAATAATGCTTTGTGCTCTTAGTTACACTggtgaatttaatatttgatgtatgAGTAAATATgagtgtaaaaaatttcaaatctggtGGCACTGCTTTGGACATGACAAAGCGATGTTATGTATATagtattgtttttgttttcttggaccttattttttatactaaaatggtttcaataaaataaattatttcacttgaaaTGTGAACCATGACTTGTAGTCAATGCTTGTGTTTCATTTACTGCTTTATTGCCtgatttgaaataatgtaaaattatgaagtatttttaaaatttatttttaaacaaggatttctttgacagaaatcaatattatatatacatatgcaacattattttggttgaagcagcagagtgcaggtttgaagacagacgaaacgttgtatttttaattttctttaatatccatcgcgggaaagcaatttatttacaagcagacgtagcccggcacaaaagcagaagtaaggatgaagggcgaaacaaatgatcactagtcttatataacataggatttccggccatgcgccgatggaatacatgttttgacctctgataagggcaaagaaagtatcactttcatttgatactgatggcgcattagttttacagaggaattaattaaaccgaaagtggaattggatcacgaattaagagaatattttagaatgaagttattatgggctaaattaagataaaatcttagaaattaattaaattgaaattagaattaaaatatcattacacacacacatatatatataatgtaaacacatattttcacacataaagctcgatttattccatcccggcaggcataatttatgtacaagcgaTGACGAAAGTGATGTCCAttcacaagcgatacaagagcGAAAGATTTTTCCCAGTATTGTTGTTGTCGTGtgacaagtgcaataaaaaataagggAGCGGGGAGAGAGAGGGGGACATTAGATTGGGCCGAAAGCATGCAGAACAGCCTTGGCCACATATTCAGCTTTATCGGATAAAAAATATCCCTGGTGTATCAATGTCTATTTTGAAGAGGACTGAAATAATAGAACGGCAGTTAAAAATATGCTCTGGATCCAACTGCACGTCTGGACAGTGTCTGCATATTTTCCCCAGTGGTTTTatattatgagattctgatatggatttcttttacacgtgtcgatttacgTAAGAGAATTCGGGcaccttttaaaagaatatgataaGCTTGACagaattttatcccttcactcgaagcgtgtgaaaatgtttgattaaagcagttttacagagctcgtgtagcatcaattaaataagaaaggtggaattggatcaagaaataagagaacattttagaactaagttaatatgggttaaattaagataaaacacaCGCatgtatatttgtaattaatatcataattctataacttttaaaaataattttttacaataaaaatattttttcaatttagtgaaaaaaaaaccaaaaatatacaaaaaatagttttaaaaaacacacttttattaataaattaaacagattttttttttactttatataattcagtcaataattcaatgctaataatattataaaatcttgaagTCAGTTATTGTCTACATATTCATTACCAGATGATGTCCTgataaggaaacaaaatttatcaaattatcccTTTACAGATAAtcgaattctgaaaatattcaagTAGAGTACTGTCATCAAAAATATAcaagtattcaaaatttcaaagatatttttttcttattagaaagTGCGtgaagaattacaaaattttatctgtagAAATATGAAAgtagtcaagttaaataaaactgcataaaaattgcATGCATAGTGAATagcgagagaaaaaaaatctagatttattGGATATCCATAACTGAAAAATGAATAGATTATAGCAATATGACTGCGCGAAACGAGTGTTGAGTGAATGTTTgtagaaaactgaaaaattatattgttgGAGGAAcagtacaaaataataaattactactaaaggaaagaaaataatcaaacaagaagacattttatttattgaattgagaaaaaaatcactCAATATTTGTTCAGAATTCAGCCTTCTTTTACATGAGTGCAACAATATTTgagcatttcataaaataattcagctAAATGATTGATTTCTTATATTACAGTTATTAACAATAACTTACAGTGATTTTGCATCAGAAATTTGTAGACTGAAACAGAGCAATATATTTTTGCTCTATTAATGCActtttttattagcatatttatcatatttgtcactaaattttctaataaagttcaaaataataaagaaattaccaACTTATGGCAAAGTGCATCCTAACTAGtctaacattctttttttattctcatgATTTAAAATCTACAGCCATATAATAATGTCTTATAAACATACTAGAAGATACTAGAAAATCAAAACTGTAAATTCCtattataatatctaaaatgaaaattcagaaatggatgataaatttcaaatatatatattacaattatctTGTATTTATTGAATGGGTTTTACCcaataagaaaatgatttattatcatgaaaccaaaatgtttttattatatataaattggtaCTTTAAGTATAATCTTCAAAgggatgaaatattaaattctgaaagcTTAGTATTTTTACAATTCGGTACTGggataatgtattttgataaacattttgaattattttatgtcattataCATATCAAACAGCCCAGAAATCAGTATgaatacacaaaataatatttgcttctaaaaaatttagaaacatactaatattttatctcattcctttttttttgggggggggggggggtagtaatgaatttcataattagtagtattaaatatgatttattaactGTTAATTgcttaaacattttgaattgcTTATTGCTTGAACTTTTATTAACACATAATACTGTTTTTACTGTAGGTCCCactcattattttcagaaaaatttctcatataaagTCCATTTTATTAATAACCGTTAACATAAAGAAATCCACaaattgaattcataatttaaaaaaatttaagct is part of the Argiope bruennichi chromosome 10, qqArgBrue1.1, whole genome shotgun sequence genome and harbors:
- the LOC129988813 gene encoding probable endochitinase — protein: MRSLRNVAQQIAKVLFVFLCTLLSEAYAAKITKGDYKLVCYYANWSIYRPGAAKFTPENINPFLCTHLIYAFAGMNKNYELKPFDSYNDIQLGNYQKFINLKTYNPKLKTMIAIGGWNEGSKRFSKMVEEASSRQRFVRSAVSFLRKHGFDGLDLDWEYPGFRDGGQDDDKQGYAKLVKELRDAFDSENVPGGKDKLLLTMAVPAGQQYIDKGYDVPALSKNLDFFNMLTYDYHTSHEANINHHAPLREEPGLEDWSPNKLLNIEWTVKHYIKKGADPKKLVVGIPTYGRSFTISDPDETEIGSPADGPGEQGEATREKGYLAYYEICQLIQDQEWELEAPYPDRMGPYAYKDNQWVGFDDEEIIIEKVKFIVKEGLGGGMVWTLDNDDFRGKCYGEQSPLINTLKNALEEGPALLTQTTTTTAAPKRTTERPSRRTKPTSKPTKSTAAPVFTTPEPPQAFECEDEGFFNNPTDCKKYFWCLDSGPSNLGLVAHSFTCPSGLYFNKNRDSCDYAANVVCRVKKPSTTTTTTHKPRPRPRTRKTTTKATTTTTTTTTTTTEAPKEIPNSLDGLKNINMNGESLMELLQLLKQLGVNQIDDKLQERESVEATSTVNPTLPQYVSPNRRRKPQRPETTTAKAADLFNQYAKPDRSGKNDDDEEEESKSAVVGSRVTVRPRGPQYHNSGSAAAEDVDDVEEDGDFSPTSPSEENSKDAFEFPFVYHTPSRRRPTTEVEDVLEDYDDEPTTTTSTAKPTPANRRVVIKVRPVPGEAKRRNQSGTRTNDDRENRRNNYVLAQTIGVRRVVRPNVLEEQTTKEPITEKPSTRRARPVTRPPPATTTKAQRYRGPPAPKELMVLPTGRPAVPATTRKYTPYSAEPREPALALLPDGSITCLRRGVYPHPKDCAKFLVCVPAEQSEDEYDGFIHDCPKNTFFIDSKGRCVPGDRSSCSDTKSE